From the genome of Amycolatopsis sp. NBC_01488, one region includes:
- a CDS encoding TIGR00730 family Rossman fold protein — protein sequence MSRICVFCGSSMGFSPRYAEQAAALGKLLAQRGIGLVYGGASVGTMGVVADAALAAGGEVIGVIPEALSSVEISHAGLSELHVVADMHERKAKMAALSDGFLALPGGAGTLEELFEVWTWAQLGLHGKPIGLVDVDGYYAPLMTFADHMVTEGFVKPDYRELLMVDADPAALLDRFETYEPPAPPKWATEPPGI from the coding sequence ATGAGCCGGATCTGCGTGTTCTGCGGCTCGTCGATGGGGTTCTCGCCCCGCTACGCCGAGCAGGCGGCGGCGCTCGGCAAGCTGCTGGCCCAGCGCGGCATCGGCCTGGTCTACGGCGGCGCGAGCGTCGGCACGATGGGCGTGGTCGCCGACGCGGCCCTCGCGGCGGGCGGCGAGGTGATCGGCGTGATCCCCGAGGCGCTGTCGTCGGTGGAGATCTCGCACGCGGGCCTGTCGGAGCTGCACGTCGTGGCCGACATGCACGAGCGCAAGGCGAAGATGGCGGCGCTGTCCGACGGCTTCCTGGCGCTCCCGGGCGGCGCGGGCACGCTGGAGGAGCTGTTCGAGGTCTGGACGTGGGCCCAGCTCGGCCTGCACGGCAAGCCGATCGGCCTGGTCGACGTCGACGGCTACTACGCACCGCTGATGACGTTCGCCGACCACATGGTGACCGAGGGGTTCGTCAAGCCGGACTACCGCGAGCTGCTGATGGTCGACGCGGACCCGGCGGCGCTGCTGGACCGGTTCGAGACGTACGAGCCACCGGCCCCGCCTAAGTGGGCGACGGAGCCACCGGGGATCTGA
- a CDS encoding helix-turn-helix domain-containing protein, translating to MSESVGERLRELRTERGLTQRELAGPQYSAAYVSSVETGARTPSGDALRFFAQQLGIDPDELLGGSSPRELLELDLELIETAEKFLAGDARRATPRMQRIRRQAERLERPRQLGIALLWLAGYSTGDARTKYVAEAETALADEPPPVRAMVVPLRAAVLSGWGEAQYSLHLLETCHAELVRDGYPQPSMLLTLRACLAERHLRQGDLERAVEYAESALRLMRGGPAVLAELTRSHVEVCRSHLAADRFADAAASVAAAYELMQERALHPAMAHCLLARARVRGRAGDVEGALADLGAARETAWPGDVPAITVELAAEYLAAGRLETAGALLDQVRPAVVAGTALAAELRLQLGSLARARGDARGAAEFLRAAVELATGLGARGVLVRALRPLSELLGETGRQEEAANVLRNGLIALGAEAD from the coding sequence GTGAGCGAGAGCGTCGGTGAACGCCTGCGTGAGCTGCGCACCGAGCGCGGGCTCACGCAGCGCGAACTGGCCGGCCCGCAGTACTCCGCGGCGTACGTGTCGTCGGTCGAGACCGGCGCGCGGACGCCGTCGGGCGACGCGCTGCGGTTCTTCGCCCAGCAGCTGGGCATCGACCCCGACGAGCTGCTCGGCGGCAGCTCCCCGCGGGAGCTGCTCGAGCTGGACCTCGAGCTGATCGAGACGGCGGAGAAGTTCCTGGCCGGCGACGCGCGCCGCGCGACGCCGCGGATGCAGCGGATCCGGCGCCAGGCCGAGCGCCTGGAACGGCCGCGGCAGTTGGGGATCGCGTTGCTGTGGCTGGCCGGGTACTCGACCGGCGACGCCCGCACGAAGTACGTCGCGGAAGCCGAAACGGCGTTGGCGGACGAGCCGCCGCCGGTGCGGGCGATGGTCGTGCCGCTGCGCGCGGCGGTGCTGTCCGGCTGGGGCGAGGCACAGTATTCCTTGCACCTGCTGGAAACCTGCCACGCGGAGCTGGTGCGCGACGGGTACCCGCAGCCGTCGATGCTGCTGACGCTGCGGGCGTGCCTGGCCGAGCGGCACCTGCGGCAAGGCGACCTGGAGCGGGCCGTGGAGTACGCCGAGTCGGCGCTGCGGCTCATGCGGGGCGGCCCGGCGGTGCTGGCCGAGCTGACCCGCAGCCACGTCGAGGTGTGCCGCAGCCACCTGGCGGCGGACCGGTTCGCCGACGCGGCCGCGTCCGTCGCCGCGGCGTACGAGCTCATGCAGGAACGGGCCCTGCACCCGGCGATGGCGCACTGCCTGCTGGCCAGGGCCCGGGTCCGCGGCCGCGCGGGTGACGTCGAGGGCGCGCTCGCCGACCTCGGCGCGGCGCGGGAAACGGCGTGGCCCGGCGACGTCCCGGCGATCACCGTCGAGCTGGCGGCGGAGTACCTGGCGGCAGGCCGGCTGGAGACCGCGGGCGCGCTGCTCGACCAGGTGCGTCCGGCCGTCGTGGCGGGCACGGCGCTGGCGGCGGAGCTGCGGCTGCAGCTGGGGTCGCTGGCCCGGGCACGCGGTGACGCCCGGGGTGCGGCGGAGTTCCTTCGGGCGGCCGTCGAGCTGGCGACCGGGCTCGGGGCACGCGGGGTGCTGGTGCGGGCGCTGCGGCCGTTGAGCGAGCTGCTGGGCGAGACCGGGCGGCAGGAAGAAGCCGCGAACGTGCTGCGGAACGGGCTGATCGCGTTGGGCGCCGAAGCCGACTGA
- a CDS encoding LysR family transcriptional regulator, giving the protein METRELAYFVAVAEELNFGRAARRLGMAQPPLSRAIQQVERRMGVQLLERTSRGVTLTAAGEVFLVESRKALDAVEAAVRRAQRAGQAEPRLLVAMKPDGDAGLLERILPRYRQDPDAVEIEVVVCGIGEQAPMLRDGRVDLAFLHARHDDLSGFDTELLLEQDQVAMLPRGHRLAGRAALVLADLDGEPFPRWPGSDGSGPEVRDAGQLLQLVALGQVVAVVPESARRHARPDTVCVPVLDAPQTSVLLAWPDRTRSRAVAAFVRACTDVRSPVAPSPT; this is encoded by the coding sequence ATGGAGACGCGGGAACTCGCGTATTTCGTCGCGGTCGCCGAGGAGCTGAACTTCGGGCGCGCGGCGCGGCGGCTCGGCATGGCGCAGCCGCCGCTGTCCCGCGCCATCCAGCAGGTCGAACGACGCATGGGCGTGCAGCTGCTGGAACGCACCAGTCGCGGTGTCACGCTGACCGCCGCGGGCGAGGTTTTCCTTGTGGAGAGCCGCAAAGCGCTCGACGCGGTCGAGGCGGCGGTCCGCCGGGCGCAGCGCGCCGGGCAGGCGGAGCCACGGCTGCTGGTGGCCATGAAGCCGGACGGCGACGCGGGCCTGCTGGAGCGGATCCTGCCCCGGTACCGGCAGGACCCGGACGCCGTCGAGATCGAGGTCGTCGTGTGCGGGATCGGCGAGCAGGCCCCGATGCTGCGTGACGGCCGCGTCGACTTGGCCTTCCTGCACGCCCGGCACGACGACCTCTCGGGGTTCGACACGGAGCTGCTGCTGGAGCAGGACCAGGTCGCGATGCTCCCCCGCGGCCACCGGCTGGCCGGCCGCGCGGCGCTCGTCCTCGCCGACCTGGACGGCGAGCCGTTCCCGCGCTGGCCGGGCAGCGACGGCAGCGGTCCCGAGGTGCGCGACGCGGGTCAGCTGCTGCAGCTGGTCGCGCTGGGCCAGGTCGTCGCCGTGGTCCCCGAGTCGGCCCGCCGCCACGCGCGGCCGGACACCGTGTGCGTGCCGGTGCTCGACGCGCCACAGACGTCGGTGCTGCTGGCCTGGCCCGACCGGACGCGGTCGCGAGCTGTCGCCGCGTTCGTCCGGGCCTGCACCGACGTCAGATCCCCGGTGGCTCCGTCGCCCACTTAG
- a CDS encoding helix-turn-helix domain-containing protein yields MTYRGEMTEPLGARIRRLRTGRGWTQRELAEPGYDRGFLAKVETGSRVPSEEMLAYLARRLGLTVDELRFGRPRGIADELRASLDEGYRDLEQGRVALAEERFAAVGKQAAGYHLDDVECYARFCIAEVRWQLFDVEGAQKQLEHAEELAGTAPPWLRAMIVHRWSGCRYLSGDAGAAIARVDEELASAQDDPDAELCLLSALIHPLMEMGGLHRAQRAAVAGRRLAKAATRPDFVARFHRQASQVWQATGQSGRAEQDLIEACRLFASVGFDRDAARCRWARGYLLRRRGRLGEARSELTSARDQLAAIGAEEGFAGATLELAEVRLRQGAPAEAAALVSEVWPLLAQDVESLGEATGLRGQIAQAEGDLPTATRLLREAAGIQTRAALHGAAVSTALRLGDVLRQRGQLDEAVEAYRRGLDSAAGTEG; encoded by the coding sequence ATGACCTACCGTGGGGAGATGACCGAACCGCTCGGCGCGCGGATCCGGCGGCTGCGCACCGGCCGGGGCTGGACCCAGCGCGAGCTGGCCGAGCCGGGGTACGACCGCGGGTTCCTGGCGAAGGTCGAGACCGGCAGCCGGGTGCCGTCGGAGGAGATGCTGGCCTATCTGGCGCGACGGCTCGGCCTGACCGTCGACGAGCTGCGGTTCGGCCGCCCTCGGGGCATCGCCGACGAGCTGCGCGCGTCCCTCGACGAGGGTTACCGCGACCTCGAACAGGGCCGGGTCGCCCTCGCCGAAGAACGGTTCGCGGCCGTCGGGAAGCAGGCCGCGGGCTACCACCTCGACGACGTCGAGTGCTACGCGCGGTTCTGCATCGCCGAGGTGCGGTGGCAGCTTTTCGACGTCGAAGGCGCGCAGAAGCAGCTGGAGCACGCCGAGGAGCTGGCCGGGACCGCGCCGCCGTGGCTGCGGGCGATGATCGTGCACCGCTGGTCGGGCTGCCGGTACCTGAGCGGCGACGCCGGTGCGGCGATCGCCCGCGTCGACGAAGAGCTGGCGTCCGCACAGGATGATCCCGACGCCGAGTTGTGCCTGCTCAGCGCGTTGATCCACCCGCTGATGGAGATGGGCGGCCTGCACCGGGCGCAGCGCGCGGCCGTCGCCGGACGGCGGCTCGCGAAGGCGGCGACGCGGCCGGACTTCGTCGCGCGGTTCCACCGGCAGGCGTCGCAGGTGTGGCAGGCGACGGGACAGTCCGGCCGCGCGGAGCAGGACCTCATCGAGGCGTGCCGCCTGTTCGCGTCGGTGGGCTTCGACCGCGACGCGGCGCGGTGCCGGTGGGCCCGCGGGTATCTGCTGCGACGGCGGGGCCGCTTGGGCGAGGCACGCTCGGAGTTGACGTCGGCGCGTGACCAGTTGGCGGCGATCGGCGCGGAAGAGGGTTTCGCGGGGGCGACACTCGAGCTGGCCGAGGTCCGGCTGCGGCAGGGTGCGCCCGCCGAGGCGGCGGCGCTGGTCTCGGAAGTCTGGCCGCTGCTGGCCCAGGACGTCGAATCCCTGGGCGAGGCGACGGGCCTGCGGGGGCAGATCGCGCAGGCCGAAGGCGACCTTCCCACCGCGACCAGGCTCCTGCGCGAGGCGGCCGGGATCCAGACCCGGGCGGCACTGCACGGCGCGGCGGTTTCGACGGCGCTGAGGCTCGGTGACGTGCTCCGGCAACGTGGTCAGCTGGACGAAGCCGTCGAGGCGTATCGACGCGGACTCGACTCGGCGGCCGGTACCGAAGGCTGA
- a CDS encoding TIGR00730 family Rossman fold protein, protein MSEQSEWPDGQYPERPVERHKGPVVLRRDRRDQGSTTDQRLLDSRGPSDWVHTDPWRVLRIQAEFVEGFGALAEVPRAVTVFGSARTKRDDPEYELGRKIGGALANAGFAVMTGGGPGAMEAVNRGAAEAGGFSVGLGIELPFEQGLNPWVDLGVNFRYFFARKTMFIKYSQAFICLPGGFGTLDELFEALTLVQTKKVTKFPVVLFGSEYWGGLYDWIAKTVQAQGKVSPHDLDLLHVTDDIDDAVRVVQESYQAWEDTH, encoded by the coding sequence GTGAGCGAACAGTCTGAATGGCCGGACGGCCAGTACCCCGAACGCCCGGTCGAGCGCCACAAGGGCCCGGTCGTGCTGCGTCGCGACCGCCGCGACCAGGGCAGCACCACCGACCAGCGGCTGCTGGACTCGCGCGGCCCGAGCGACTGGGTGCACACCGACCCGTGGCGCGTCCTGCGGATCCAGGCCGAGTTCGTCGAGGGCTTCGGCGCGCTCGCCGAGGTCCCGCGCGCGGTCACGGTGTTCGGCTCGGCGCGCACCAAACGCGACGACCCCGAGTACGAACTCGGCCGGAAGATCGGCGGCGCGCTGGCCAACGCCGGGTTCGCCGTGATGACCGGCGGCGGCCCGGGTGCGATGGAGGCGGTCAACCGCGGCGCGGCCGAGGCCGGCGGCTTCTCCGTCGGGCTGGGCATCGAGCTGCCGTTCGAGCAGGGCCTGAACCCGTGGGTCGACCTGGGCGTCAACTTCCGGTACTTCTTCGCCCGGAAGACGATGTTCATCAAGTATTCGCAGGCCTTCATCTGCCTGCCGGGCGGCTTCGGCACGCTCGACGAGCTGTTCGAAGCGCTGACGCTGGTGCAGACGAAAAAGGTCACGAAATTCCCGGTCGTGCTGTTCGGCAGCGAGTACTGGGGCGGGCTCTACGACTGGATCGCCAAGACCGTGCAGGCCCAGGGCAAGGTGAGCCCGCACGACCTGGACCTGCTGCACGTCACCGACGACATCGACGACGCCGTCCGCGTGGTCCAGGAGTCCTACCAGGCCTGGGAGGACACCCACTGA